In Cynocephalus volans isolate mCynVol1 chromosome 13, mCynVol1.pri, whole genome shotgun sequence, a genomic segment contains:
- the LOC134362154 gene encoding LOW QUALITY PROTEIN: general transcription factor II-I-like (The sequence of the model RefSeq protein was modified relative to this genomic sequence to represent the inferred CDS: inserted 2 bases in 2 codons) has product MGRLRRGCSVVAAARARPTLASLRHPGPGAAWRLPHSGILAQVAVSTLPVEDEESSESRMVVTFLMSALESMCKELAKSKAEVACIAVYETDVFVVGTERGRAFVNTRKDFQKDFVKYCVEEEEKAAEMHKMKSTTQANGXNVDAVEIETLRKTVEDYFCFCYGKALGESTVVPIPYEKMLGDQGAVVVQGLPEGVTFKHPENYDLATLKWILENKAGISFIIKRXFLEPKKHLGGRVMVTDAERSILSQGGSCGPIKVKNEPTEDSGISLEMAAVTVKEESEDPDYYQYNIQGIHHSSEGNEGTEMEVPAEDSTQQVPSETSEDPEVEVTIEGKINSSPNVNTTASGVEDLNIIQVTIPDDDNERLSKVEKARQLREQVNDLFSRKFGEAIGMGFPVKVPYRKITIDPGCVAVDGMPPGVSFKAPSYLEISSMRRILDSAEFIKFTVIRPFPGLVINNQLVDQNESEGPVIQESAEPSQLEVPVTEEIKETDGSSQIKQEPDPTW; this is encoded by the exons ATGG GTCGCCTCCGCCGAGGCTGCTCCGTGGTGGCCGCAGCGCGCGCGCGGCCCACACTCGCCTCTCTTCGGCACCCCGGCCCTGGCGCTGCCTGGAGGCTGCCGCACTCGGGGATCTTGGCTCAAGTAGCAGTGTCCACGCTGCCTGTTGAAGATGAGGAGTCCTCAGAGAGCAGGATGGTGGTGACGTTCCTCATGTCTGCTCTTGAGTCCATGTGTAAAGAACTGGCCAAGTCCAAGGCAGAAGTGGCCTGCATTGCAGTATATGAAACAGATGTGTTTGTTGTTGGAACCGAAAGAGGACGTGCTTTTGTCAATACCAGAAAGGATTTTCAAAAAGATTTCGTAAAATACTGtgttgaagaagaagaaaaggctgCAGAGATGCATAAAATGAAATCTACAACCCAGGCGAATG TGAATGTAGATGCTGTAGAGATTGAAACACTCAGAAAAACAGTTGAGGACTATTTCTGCTTTTGCTATGGGAAAGCTTTAGGCGAATCCACAGTGGTACCCATTCCGTATGAGAAGATGCTAGGAGACCAGGGGGCTGTGGTAGTGCAGGGGCTTCCGGAAGGAGTTACCTTTAAACACCCTGAGAATTATGATCTTGCAACCCTGAAATGGATTTTGGAGAACAAAGCAGGGATTTCATTTATCATTAAGA CTTTCCTAGAGCCAAAGAAGCACCTTGGTGGTCGTGTGATGGTAACAGATGCTGAAAGGTCAATACTATCCCAAGGCGGAAGTTGTGGCCCCATCAAAGTGAAAAATGAACCCACAGAGGATTCTGGCATTTCCCTGGAAATGGCAGCTGTGACAGTAAAGGAAGAATCAGAAGATCCTGATTACTATCAATATAATATTCAAGGAATCCATCATTCTTCAGAGGGCAatgaaggaacagaaatggaagtACCAGCAGAAGATTCTACTCAACAAGTCCCTTCAGAAACAAGTGAGGACCCTGAAGTTGAGGTGACTATTGAAG gaaaaataaattcatcacCCAATGTTAATACCACTGCATCAGGCGTTGAAGATCTTAACATCATTCAGGTGACAATTCCAGATGATGATAATGAAAGACTGTCAAAAGTTGAAAAAGCTAGACAGCTAAGAGAACAAGTGAATGACCTCTTCAGTCGAAAATTTGGTGAAGCTATTGGGATGGGTTTTCCTGTGAAAGTTCCCTACAGGAAAATCACAATCGACCCTGGCTGTGTGGCGGTTGATGGCATGCCCCCTGGGGTATCATTCAAAGCCCCTAGTTACCTGGAAATTAGCTCCATGAGAAGGATCTTAGATTCTGCTGAGTTTATCAAATTCACAGTCATTAGACCATTTCCAGGACTTGTGATTAATAACCAATTGGTTGATCAGAATGAGTCAGAAGGCCCAGTGATACAAGAATCAGCTGAGCCAAGCCAGTTGGAGGTTCCAgtgacagaagaaataaaagagactGATGGAAGCTCTCAGATCAAGCAAGAACCAGACCCCACGTGGTAG